The genomic stretch TTTGCTTAAAGAACACGCTCGATGCGCAAAAATGACACCCATTGGTACAGCCTCTACTAAACTGCATAAGAGAAATGGGTAAGTAACCCTTTCCCTTAAAAATATCCCTTCTAGGTATGATGCCTTGTTGAGGCACTAAAAAAGTTCCCTCATAAATTTTTTTTAATTGATTGTTTTTAAAATCTTCCAAAAACTCCATCCAAACGGTTTCCGCATCCCCTATGATGACGGTATCTGCATATAATAGGACTTCCTCTGAAATTAATGTAGGGTGCATGCCACCCATAACCACAGGTATATGTCTTTCTTTAAACTGCTTGGCAATCTCATATGCCCTTTTCGCTGTAAAAGTCTCAACTGTAATTGCAACTAAATCCGTTTCTTGATTATATGGAATCTCCTCCATACGATCATCATAAAAACTTATGTCAAACTCCCTAGGTGTTAATGCCGCCAAAATACCAATCTGTAAGGGCTCCATACGACCTTCATCCACATAAGCCCCCTCCATCATACGTCCCATATTGGGTTTGATAAAAGTAATTCGCAAATTCTCCCCTCCTTATAGCAGTCTACCTTGTTTTTGAATGATCTCACGTCTATTGATAAAATTTGCTGCTAAAAATATTGCCAAATGCTCCCTATTGGCGTGGCCGTAAAGACCGCGCTTAAAGATATTTGAATAGGTATTAAAGCTACTTCTAATTCTATAACAGCCCTCTTTGAGCTGTTGTGGCGTCATTTGCTTGGGAATAAACATTGCATCCCCATATTGATAATTAGGGTCAAGCCACCATTTATCGTGAATGAGCCTTCCCTCTGCTTTAAACCTATCATAGAGCTTGGTACCAACCATAGGCATCAGGGGATTAAAGTTTGCCAATATCATCTGGCTTTTCAGTGCAAATTCCAAGCAAGTGTCAAAGGTATCCACTGTATCCATGTCATAGCCCAGTATAAAAGTGCCATAGATCATCAAGCCATAGCTTTGTAATTTTTTGATGACTTCGTCATAGTTAATATGGGCTATATTAACCGCTTTTTTCATCTGCTTCAAATTATCATCGTTTAGAGTTTCAAAACCAATTAGAACACAAATGCATCCACTTTGAACCATAAGTTGAAGTAGTTCATCATCAGCAGCGATATCAATGCTAATTTGGCATACCCATTTCATTTTTAGCGGAATGAGTGCCTTAAGGAAGGCAATGGTATGATTACGATCTATAAATAAGTTATCATCTACAAAAAACACAAATTTTGCTTTTTTTCTAATGATTTCATCCACCACATATCCTATGTCTCTATACCGAATACTACTACCATAAAAGGCACTTATACAGCAAAATTCACAAGAAAATTTGCAGCCTCTGCTATATTGGACGGGTGTTATTTTACTGTATTTCTTTCCAAGAAATATAGATTCATCAAAAAAAACGTTAGAAATATCAGGTTTTTCATGAGCTTCATAAATGCTTTTAAGCATTCCTTTTTCAAGATCGTTCAGTACGTTAAGCCATGTATTTTCTGCATCCCCTAAAATAACACTATCTGCATATTCCAAAACCTCTTGGGGCATAAAGGTAGGATGATATCCTCCTAAAACAACTTTTATATTTTGCATTTTATAAAGTGCGGCCAATTGATAGGCTCGCCTTGCTGTAAACGTTCCTGTAGAAATAGCCACCAAATCACAATCCAGATTTTTGGGTACTGCTTCAATTCGATCGTCATAAAATTCTATGGTATGGTGCTTTGGAGTCAACCCTGCTAATATAGCAAAGGCCAAAGGCTCCATAGCATCCGTTGAACGTGCGCCCGTTATCCCCACTTGTATAAAAACTATTTTCACAGATTATATCCTCCCCATAATATCAAGGCACTTTTTTAAAAAGCCCTGACATATTTTAAACTTTTTGTATATATCTTTAGAGATTACTCTTGTCTATGTTACAAAACCTCCGCATTCCATTCGGTTAAACTTTATTCTAACATATTTCAGCATTTATTGACAATACGGATTAACCAAGTGCCATTCATATCCCTACCAGGCTCACGTTCTTGTAACCTAAAATAAAGGCAGCCCTCGAAAAATCAATTTCGCAGCTACCTTTATCTAACAAACTATACAATATTTACTCAATTACCTTGTGAAGCAAACAATCAATCGCTACTTACTCACAAACAGTGTTTATAAGCGTTTTAGCAAAACCTCCGTCTCCACGTCTCCACATGTAATACATTTCACGTAAAAGAGCATTCCCTTTCGTTTATTCATTATGAAAAGCTTCATTTAGTAATTGGGTACCCGGTAGAACGAATCTGCCATCCTGTAAAATAACAATCTTTTCATTTTTCTTAGTAATAACCTCAATTAATTCAAGTTCATCATAAGGAATCGTAACGTCGGTATGCTTATAGGTGTATGCTTGACTAATATCAGTTTTTCTCTTTAATGATTTCTCATTGTCTCTTGCTATTATTTCTTTACCATCAGAGTTGCATACGAATTGATCTTCACTCCAAGAAAAGCAAGTATCTCCAATTGCAAAATGAGGGCCTGTTTTTTCAGCGATCAGAATCGGCAATACATGATTAATATTATATTTTTTAGCCATGACGTACGCAATGGTGTTTGTTCCAATTGCAAATTCACCTAATGGTAAGGTTTTGTGTGGATGAAGTAAATTTTCATGTATAAATTTTTTGTTTTCTTCTTCATTATCAAAATTTGAACAAGTATACGCATCAATCATTCCATCTTTAAAGGTCATTTCAAAATTTTCATATTTTAAATCATTTAAATAAACTTGTGAAACATGAATGATTCCATTTGTACCTGTTAATAACGGAGATGTGAAAACTTCTCCAACGGGTATATTAACATCTGCTGTACAATTTTCAAAGTTAGTTTCCTTTTCAGGATTGGTTAATGGATGTAGCTTAACTAAAATATCCGTTTTGTTTTCACCTTTCCCTACAACATGAACAAAGTCACCTAAGTCAAGTGTATCAATCATAATTTTATGAATCCTGTCGTAAACATCATTATCCAATGTATTTACTTTGATTATTTCATCAAAAATTTCCTCGTATCGATCACCAATTTCAGGTACTGGATAAGTTATAATAACAAAGCTAGTTGCACTACTTGGTAAATATTTTTTGAAATTTTTATTTATATTTGTAGTATGGGCATTTTTCAATTCTGTTTGTTCATCATTATAAGAAATGCTGTCACTCTTACTCTTTGGCGTAAACGGCTCTTCTCCAAAGGATTCCTGAACAGCAGGTCCAGCCATAACCTTAAGTAAATCTTTGTGTTTTTCTAAGCTATTCGCATATGACTTTTCATAAGCATCGGTATATTCTTTGCAATAGTACAACGCTTCATCAAATCTATGGTCATAACTATATTGATGACTAGGCTTTGTGGAAATCAACCTAGGTCTTGCTGCCGTAAATGGATCTGTGTAAACTAGAGGCTTCAAATCCAACTTTGCAAAATTATCAGCGGCTTTTCTAATCACTCGTTCAAAGCCTATCGGATAAGCTAAATTAATTGACCTTTTTTCAGAAAGAGGCATTTCTTTATTTCCATTCAAATACCCTCTCTCAAAGCCCTCCGTAAAAACATTAGCCATCTTATTGATTTTTTCCTCTGACAGACTATTCATATACAGGGCTGTCTTAATTTCATTCTCACCAATATACATTCCATACTTAAATAAATATCTTAAGTCTGTTAGCTCAGATTCCATCAGAATTTTCGAATAGCAATTATACAAAGGATCAAACTTTCTCAAAATGCTTGCCTCAACCTTTAAATCCATATCCTCCATTGCTTCTGCATAGATTAACTGCTTAATTTGCTTTGCATCTTCCTTTGAAATAGCTTCATACACTTGAATGAATAGCTCATTGGTAAGTACGATCGGGGCTAATTGATTTTCAATAACCAGAGGAATATAGTTCATGATTTTTGTATATAAGCAGCAAAGACTTTGTCCAATTTCTTTTCCAAATAGCTGTACACATATTTCCGGATTCGCATAACTATCTTCATAAGCCGTACCTAGTACATGCTTGTATAACTGTTGATTAACTGCTTTCAGTTCCTCAAAAGTTGTATTTTCAAAATAATCATCACACAAATCCTGACTAAGTTTATCCATGAAATATATATAGTTACATGCACTATTAAAGTAGGAATAGTAATCTCCTTTACTACTCGTTTCCACCTCAATTTTATTAATTTTTTCTAAACTATTAAGATATCTGTCTTCATATTCTTTGTTAATACTATTAAAATAATTAAATCTTCTCATAAAATCCCACCTTTCCTTTTCTATATATTTATAATTACATCATTGCTTCAAGCATTTCTTTCAATATAGCTGTTACAGCTTGCGGATTTGCTTTCCCTTTTGTCATCTTCATCATCTGACCCATAAGAGTATTTAAAGCAGCACCTTTTCCACTTAAGTAATCCTCAACAGGCTTTGGATTGTTAGCAATGACTTCACTTGCCATTTTTTTAAGTTCAACATCATCACTAATTTGCTTTAAGCCTTTTTCTTCCACTATTTTTTCTGGTCTTTCTCCAGTTTCCCACATCTGAGCA from Firmicutes bacterium HGW-Firmicutes-1 encodes the following:
- a CDS encoding B12-binding domain-containing radical SAM protein, with the protein product MKIVFIQVGITGARSTDAMEPLAFAILAGLTPKHHTIEFYDDRIEAVPKNLDCDLVAISTGTFTARRAYQLAALYKMQNIKVVLGGYHPTFMPQEVLEYADSVILGDAENTWLNVLNDLEKGMLKSIYEAHEKPDISNVFFDESIFLGKKYSKITPVQYSRGCKFSCEFCCISAFYGSSIRYRDIGYVVDEIIRKKAKFVFFVDDNLFIDRNHTIAFLKALIPLKMKWVCQISIDIAADDELLQLMVQSGCICVLIGFETLNDDNLKQMKKAVNIAHINYDEVIKKLQSYGLMIYGTFILGYDMDTVDTFDTCLEFALKSQMILANFNPLMPMVGTKLYDRFKAEGRLIHDKWWLDPNYQYGDAMFIPKQMTPQQLKEGCYRIRSSFNTYSNIFKRGLYGHANREHLAIFLAANFINRREIIQKQGRLL
- a CDS encoding leucyl aminopeptidase codes for the protein MRRFNYFNSINKEYEDRYLNSLEKINKIEVETSSKGDYYSYFNSACNYIYFMDKLSQDLCDDYFENTTFEELKAVNQQLYKHVLGTAYEDSYANPEICVQLFGKEIGQSLCCLYTKIMNYIPLVIENQLAPIVLTNELFIQVYEAISKEDAKQIKQLIYAEAMEDMDLKVEASILRKFDPLYNCYSKILMESELTDLRYLFKYGMYIGENEIKTALYMNSLSEEKINKMANVFTEGFERGYLNGNKEMPLSEKRSINLAYPIGFERVIRKAADNFAKLDLKPLVYTDPFTAARPRLISTKPSHQYSYDHRFDEALYYCKEYTDAYEKSYANSLEKHKDLLKVMAGPAVQESFGEEPFTPKSKSDSISYNDEQTELKNAHTTNINKNFKKYLPSSATSFVIITYPVPEIGDRYEEIFDEIIKVNTLDNDVYDRIHKIMIDTLDLGDFVHVVGKGENKTDILVKLHPLTNPEKETNFENCTADVNIPVGEVFTSPLLTGTNGIIHVSQVYLNDLKYENFEMTFKDGMIDAYTCSNFDNEEENKKFIHENLLHPHKTLPLGEFAIGTNTIAYVMAKKYNINHVLPILIAEKTGPHFAIGDTCFSWSEDQFVCNSDGKEIIARDNEKSLKRKTDISQAYTYKHTDVTIPYDELELIEVITKKNEKIVILQDGRFVLPGTQLLNEAFHNE